A genomic segment from Oncorhynchus clarkii lewisi isolate Uvic-CL-2024 chromosome 12, UVic_Ocla_1.0, whole genome shotgun sequence encodes:
- the LOC139421769 gene encoding activating transcription factor 7-interacting protein 1-like, with protein sequence MEGTVKMENTVKTEESPCPLVAIRLPPSQSELLSHLPPLPPTPFPSSLPLEAASYSIPQKPLVHLARIRNPAPCLVIHWRVTEEDAAAPDMDSYSIYIAQESHSSSVSPSWRNVGVVKALALPMAVTVTKYQSGTTYVIVVGKDRYGRYGPYSDVQTVLLA encoded by the exons ATGGAGGGCACGGTGAAGATGGAAAACACCGTTAAGACCGAGGAGTCCCCGTGTCCTCTAGTCGCTATTCGTCTTCCTCCGTCTCAGAGTGAGCTGCTgtcccatctccctcctctccccccgacccctttcccttcctccctccccctcgaGGCGGCCTCCTACTCCATCCCCCAGAAGCCCCTTGTACACCTGGCCCGTATCCGAAACCCTGCCCCGTGTCTGGTCATCCACTGGAGGGTCACTGAGGAAGACGCTGCGGCGCCCGACATGGACAgttacag taTCTACATCGCTCAGGAGAGTCATAGCAGCAGCGTCTCCCCGTCCTGGAGGAATGTGGGTGTGGTCAAGGCCCTGGCCCTGCCCATGGCTGTCACGGTAACCAAGTACCAATCGGGTACCACCTACGTCATCGTGGTGGGCAAGGACCGGTATGGTCGCTACGGACCGTACAGCGACGTACAGACTGTCCTCCTGGCATAG
- the LOC139421755 gene encoding NLR family CARD domain-containing protein 3-like, whose product MSLSGEREEGGPASKMSLSGEHDAKAKSPIQQERPASPVPSCVSMKSDWSMEPPITFREGDFSTEPRNQQERSESEILSGQSSQSHQTDLASIFSLLEENIVTFVKNELKTFKRILSPELPEGFESQKQDKEVVYPEDEKQESSAREGALKITLHILRKMNQKELADTLEKYSDEFAVICQRELKSNLKKKFQCVFEGIAKQGNPTLLNKIYTELYITEGGTGEVNNEHELRQIETTTRKQARPETAIKCNDVFKPLTGQEKRIRTVLTKGVAGIGKTVSVQKFILDWAEGKANQDVQFVFSIPFRELNLMKGENTFIELLNHFSMETKQSGISIYNKYKVLLIFDGLDECRLPLDFQKNKICWDVTESTSVDVLLTNLIKGNLLPSALLWITTRPAAANKIPSGCVDQVTEVRGFNDPQKEEYFRKRFSDEDLASRIISHIKTSRSLHIMCHIPVFCWISATVLEHMLKHKREEMPKTLTEMYTHLVEFHTKQKNEKYLGKEETGPHWNKESILSLGKLAFQQLVNGNLIFYEEDLKESGIDVIEASVYSGLCTQLFKEECGLFQDKVYCFVHLSIQEFLAAVYVFLSFINNNENLMAEPQTRSSIFASLFRDKPEVTFYKSAVDKALQSETGNLDLFLRFLLGLSLESNQKHLRGLLTTTRSSSQSHEETVKYIKEKIRENPSPERCINLFHCLNELNDHSLVEEIQSYLSSGSLSGAKLSPAQWSALVFVLLTSEKELDVFDLKKYSRSEEGLLRLLPVVKASRAALLSGCGVTEEGCASLVSALKSNPSHLRELDLSNNDLKDSGVKLLSAGLGNPHCKLETLRLSHCLVTEEGCASLASALRSNPSHLRELDLSYNHPGDSGVRLLSAGLQDPHCRLEKLNVEHGGEYTMKPGLRKYVCDLTLDPNTVYRLLSLSEENRKVTLRREEQPYPDDPERFENYEQVLCREGLTGRCYWEVEWSGRRVDIGVTYKGISRKGRANDFCLGYNDTSWTLFCYDNSYIACHNNNPIAIDVRPSSFHRVGVYLDWPAGTLSFYRVSSDTLTHLYTFTSTFTEPLYPGFRVWYEDSSVSLCQTQHDVSF is encoded by the exons atgagtctctctggggagagagaggaggggggccctgcctctaaaatgagtctctctggggaacaTGACGCCAAAGCTAAGAG cCCAATCcagcaggagagaccagcctcccctgttcccagctgtgtgtccatgaagagtgactgGTCTATGGAACCTCCTATAACCTTTAGAGAGGGAGACTTTTCTACTGAACCaag aaaccaacaggagagatcagagtcagagattctcagtggtcagtcttctcagagtcatcaaacagacctggcctccatattcagt TTGCTTGAAGAGAACATCGTGACATTTGTTAAGAACGAGCTGAAGACGTTCAAGAGGATTCTTAGTCCAGAACTCCCAGAAGGCTTTGAGAGTCAGAAGCAGGATAAGGAAGTGGTGTACCCTGAAGATGAGAAGCAGGAgagcagtgccagagagggggctctgaagatcacactgcacatcctgaggaaaatgaaccagaaggagcttgctgacacactggagaaat ATTCAGATGAGTTTGCTGTGATTTGCCAACGTgaactcaaatctaatctaaagaagaagtttcaatgtgtatttgaggggatcgctaaacaaggaaacccaacacttctcaataagatctacacagagctctacatcacagagggtggaacaggagaggtcaataatgaacatgagctgagacagattgagacaacaaccaggaaacaagCAAGACCAGAGACTGCAATCAAATGTAACGACGTCTTCAAACCCTTAACTGGACAAGAAAAACGtatcagaactgtgctgacaaagggagtagctggcattggaaaaacagtctctgtgcagaagttcattctcgactgggctgaaggaaaagcaaatcaggatGTTCAATTTGTATTTTCAATCCCTTTTCGGGAGCTGAATTTGATGAAAGGGGAAAACACTTTCATTGAACTTCTCAATCACTTctcaatggaaaccaaacaaTCAGGAATCTCCATCTACAACAAGTACAAAGTTCTGTTAatctttgatggtctggatgagtgccgactgccactagacttccagaagaacaagatctgttgggacgtcacagagtcaacctcagtggatgttctgctgacaaatctcatcaagggaaatctgcttccctctgctctcctctggataactacccgacctgcagcagccaataagatcccttcagggtgtgttgaccaggtgacagaggtacgagggttcaatgacccacagaaggaggagtacttcaggaagagattcagtgatgaggacctggccagcagaatcatctcacacataaagacatcaaggagcctccacatcatgtgccacattccagtcttctgttggatttctgcaacagtccttgaacacatgctgaaacataagagagaagagatgcccaagactctgactgagatgtacacacaccttgtggagtttcataccaaacagaagaatgaaaagtatcttgggaaagaagagacaggtccacactggaataaagagagcattctgtcactggGAAAACTGGCTTTTCAGCAGCTTGTGAATGgcaatctgattttctatgaagaagacctgaaagaGTCTGGCATTGATGTCATTGAAGCCTCAGTGTACTCAGGATTGTGCACACAGctctttaaagaggaatgtgggctgttccaggacaaggtgtactgctttgttcatctgagcattcaggagtttctggctgctgtatatgtgttcctctcattcatcaacaacaatgagaATCTAATGGCCGAACCGCAAACAAGGTCCAGCATCTTTGCTTCGCTGTTCAGAGACAAGCCTGAAGTTACTTTCTACAAGAGTGCTGTAGATAAAGCCTTACAAAGTGAGACGGgaaacctggaccttttcctccgcttccttctgggcctctcactggagtccaatcagaagcaCTTACGAGGTTTACTGACAACGACAAGAAGCAGCTCACAGAGCCATGAAGAAACAGTCAAGTACATcaaggagaagatcagggagaatccctctccagagaggtgcatcaatctgttccactgtctgaatgaactgaatgaccattctctagtggaggagatccaaagcTACCTGAGCTCAGGAAGTCTCTCTGGAGCCAAACTGtcacctgcacagtggtcagctctggtctttgtgttgctgacttcagaaaaggagctggatgtgtttgacctgaagaaatactccagatcagaggaaggtcttctgaggctgctgccagtggtcaaagcctccagagCTGCTCT gctgtcaggctgtggagtcacagaggaaggctgtgcttctctggtctcagctctgaagtcaaacccctcacacctgagagagctggatctgagtaacaatgacctgaaggattcaggagtgaagctgctctctgctggactggggaatccccactgtaaactggagactctgag GCTGTCACACTGTCtcgtcacagaggaaggctgtgcttctctggcctcagctctgaggtcaaacccctcacacctgagagagctggacctgagctacaatcacccaggagactcaggagtcagactgctctctgctggactgcaggatccacactgcagactggagaaactcaa tgtggaacatggtggagagTACACAATGAAACCTGGActtagaaaat atgtctgtgatctcacactggacccGAACACAGTATAccgactcctctctctgtctgaggagaacagaaaagtgacactgaggagagaggagcagccgTATCCTGATGACCCAGAGAGATTTGAGAACTATGaacaggtgctgtgtagagagggtctgactgggcgctgttactgggaggtagagtggagtgggagAAGGGTTGAtataggagtgacatataaaggaatcaGCAGGAAAGGAAGGGCTAATGACTTTTGTCTTGGATACAATGACACGTCCTGGACACTTTTCTGCTATGACAACAGTTACATTGCCTGTCACAATAATAATCCCATTGCCATAGACGTGCGCCCCTCCAGCTTCCAtagagtaggagtgtatctggactggccagccggCACTTTGTCATTCTACAGAgtctcctctgacacactgacccacctgtacacattcacctccacattcactgagcccctctatccagggtttaggGTTTGGTATGAAGactcctcagtgtccctgtgtcAAACACAACATGATGTTTCATTCTAA